One Rhodoluna sp. KAS3 DNA window includes the following coding sequences:
- a CDS encoding extracellular solute-binding protein: MNKPLPEDPMIGELVANARRHQITRRAALAGAGATAAAITLAACAPGGSTETGLTPAEDLSESEKVITWDNWAAYLDGEEDASYPTLKAFEAETGIKVYYDPEAIVGNNEYYGQAEKQLLAGQDIGADTMCLTDWQNAFLIESGLVQKLNLANIPNHSNMNASVASPTFDSGREYSMPWMSFMTGIAYNKTLYKELTGKDAPTSVADLWQPALKGRVVMLSEYREAVGLILISQGIDIANVTEDQYMDAVDLVAKQVADGQINTKGQGYIESFDQKNAVAGLVWSGDLEWGDEYGFVMDPNGATLNTDSFTVPMGAQHKTNVEKLINYYYDPEVSAQVILGGVVYAPPVAGTKEIVAAADPDLANNPLIFPDASKLQTFRTLSYAEHSAFNEAFNSATGV; the protein is encoded by the coding sequence ATGAATAAGCCTCTTCCGGAAGACCCAATGATTGGCGAGCTGGTTGCAAATGCTCGACGTCACCAAATCACCCGACGCGCAGCTTTGGCTGGCGCAGGTGCAACCGCAGCGGCAATCACACTTGCTGCATGTGCACCCGGAGGTTCAACCGAAACCGGCCTAACTCCTGCCGAGGACCTTTCTGAGTCTGAAAAGGTAATTACCTGGGATAACTGGGCTGCATACCTTGACGGTGAAGAAGACGCCAGCTACCCAACGCTGAAGGCTTTTGAAGCTGAAACCGGAATCAAGGTTTACTACGACCCTGAGGCCATCGTCGGAAACAACGAGTACTACGGCCAGGCTGAGAAGCAGTTGCTTGCAGGGCAGGACATCGGCGCCGACACCATGTGTCTTACCGACTGGCAGAATGCGTTCCTGATCGAGTCAGGTCTGGTTCAAAAGCTAAACCTTGCGAACATTCCTAACCACTCGAACATGAATGCTTCAGTGGCCTCGCCAACTTTTGACTCTGGCCGCGAGTACAGCATGCCTTGGATGTCATTTATGACCGGTATTGCTTACAACAAAACCCTTTACAAGGAACTAACCGGAAAAGACGCACCGACTTCGGTGGCTGACCTGTGGCAGCCAGCGCTCAAGGGCCGTGTGGTCATGCTGAGCGAGTACCGTGAGGCTGTAGGTCTGATCCTGATTTCTCAGGGCATCGACATTGCTAATGTCACTGAAGACCAGTACATGGATGCTGTTGACCTGGTTGCCAAGCAGGTAGCCGATGGCCAAATCAACACCAAGGGCCAGGGTTACATCGAGTCATTCGATCAAAAGAACGCTGTGGCCGGTTTGGTGTGGTCTGGTGACCTTGAGTGGGGCGACGAGTACGGCTTTGTGATGGACCCGAACGGTGCCACGCTAAACACCGACTCGTTCACTGTTCCGATGGGTGCTCAGCACAAGACCAACGTTGAGAAGCTAATCAACTACTACTACGACCCAGAGGTTTCGGCTCAGGTAATTCTCGGTGGTGTGGTTTACGCACCACCGGTTGCCGGAACCAAGGAAATCGTTGCCGCAGCAGATCCAGATCTAGCCAACAACCCGCTAATCTTCCCTGATGCCAGCAAGCTTCAAACATTCAGAACTTTGTCTTACGCAGAGCACTCAGCGTTCAACGAAGCTTTCAACTCAGCTACTGGCGTTTAG
- a CDS encoding gamma-aminobutyraldehyde dehydrogenase: MSVRQLKNFINGEYVDSKSGETSEVINPATGEAYAHAPVSSAADVDAAYQAAAKGFEEWSQFTPSERQLALFRIADALEARAEEAADVESENTGKPRSTLVEYEMAPSVDQIRFFAGAARNLEGKAAAEYARDHTSWIRREPIGVIGQVTPWNYPLNMAVWKFAPAIAAGNTVVIKPSDTTPASTLLLAEIAAEFLPKGVFNVVAGNRDTGRAMIENEIPQMVSITGSVRAGMEVAKSAATDLKRVHLELGGKAPVIVCADADLQKAAAQIAIAGYFNAGQDCTAATRILVHESVHDEFLALLVAEVKANAITGDPSRDDILYGPLNNAGQLERVQGFIDRLPDHANLETGGVRVGDRGYFLEAAVLSGLKQKDEHIQSEIFGPVVTVQKFANDDEALRWANDVKYGLASSVWTQNHTRAMRFSKSLNFGCVWINTHIPLAAEMPHGGFRHSGYGKDLSQYGFEDYTRIKHVMSYIGD, from the coding sequence ATGTCGGTGCGACAACTGAAAAACTTCATCAATGGTGAGTACGTTGATTCAAAGTCTGGGGAAACCAGCGAAGTAATTAACCCGGCCACAGGAGAGGCTTATGCTCACGCTCCGGTCTCGTCGGCAGCCGATGTCGATGCTGCGTATCAGGCCGCAGCCAAGGGCTTCGAGGAGTGGAGTCAATTCACTCCGAGTGAACGCCAACTAGCCCTGTTCAGAATTGCCGACGCACTCGAAGCCCGTGCTGAAGAGGCTGCCGATGTGGAGTCGGAAAACACCGGAAAACCTAGAAGCACCCTGGTCGAATACGAGATGGCTCCATCGGTGGACCAGATCCGCTTTTTTGCCGGCGCTGCCAGAAACCTAGAGGGCAAGGCCGCTGCCGAGTACGCCCGTGATCACACGTCATGGATTCGGCGTGAGCCTATCGGTGTGATTGGACAGGTCACCCCTTGGAACTATCCACTCAACATGGCTGTATGGAAATTTGCTCCTGCAATTGCAGCGGGCAACACAGTGGTCATCAAACCTTCAGACACTACTCCAGCATCGACCCTCCTCTTGGCCGAAATTGCCGCAGAGTTTTTGCCAAAGGGCGTGTTCAACGTGGTTGCTGGCAACCGAGACACCGGTCGCGCCATGATTGAAAATGAAATTCCTCAGATGGTTTCAATTACCGGATCCGTTCGAGCAGGTATGGAGGTTGCTAAGTCTGCTGCCACCGACCTAAAGCGCGTGCACCTGGAGCTGGGCGGCAAGGCGCCAGTAATAGTTTGTGCAGACGCTGATTTGCAGAAGGCGGCTGCACAGATTGCAATCGCTGGATACTTCAACGCAGGTCAGGACTGCACAGCTGCTACCCGCATCTTGGTGCATGAGTCCGTTCACGATGAGTTCTTGGCTTTATTGGTAGCCGAAGTAAAGGCAAACGCAATTACTGGCGACCCGAGCCGTGACGACATCCTTTACGGTCCGCTCAACAACGCCGGTCAGCTTGAGCGCGTTCAAGGCTTTATCGACCGCCTGCCAGACCACGCCAACCTCGAAACTGGCGGGGTCCGTGTTGGCGATCGGGGTTACTTCCTAGAGGCTGCCGTCTTGTCAGGGCTAAAGCAAAAAGATGAGCACATTCAAAGTGAAATCTTTGGCCCGGTGGTTACCGTTCAGAAGTTTGCTAACGACGATGAGGCGCTTCGCTGGGCCAACGATGTCAAATACGGTTTGGCATCATCAGTGTGGACCCAGAACCACACCCGTGCCATGCGATTCTCAAAGAGCCTGAACTTTGGTTGTGTCTGGATCAACACGCACATTCCACTAGCGGCTGAAATGCCACACGGTGGTTTCCGTCACTCGGGCTACGGTAAAGACCTTTCACAGTACGGTTTTGAGGACTACACGCGCATCAAGCACGTTATGAGTTACATCGGAGACTAG
- a CDS encoding ABC transporter permease codes for MKTNKLKGLVLPFYAIVAFVFLLTPIAYTVAFSFNDSTKSNAQWQGFTLDNWLKVCERQGVCEAVGSSILIGVVSTAIATVLGTMIAIALVRYKFKGRKWVSLGLFLPMATPEVVMASGLAAEFFNIGLGQGYTTIILAHVMFCLSFVVVTVKARVQTLDPALEEAGRDLYGSPSAVFRKITLPLLMPGIAAAALLSFALSFDDFIITYFNGGQAVTTFPIFIYAAATRGVPAEANVIGSAVFFLAIAIVLIVQIRGAVKARLLKKVK; via the coding sequence TTGAAAACAAATAAGCTCAAAGGCCTTGTCCTGCCTTTCTACGCCATTGTCGCTTTTGTATTTCTACTCACACCGATTGCCTACACCGTAGCCTTCTCGTTCAACGACAGCACAAAATCCAATGCGCAGTGGCAGGGTTTTACACTGGACAACTGGCTCAAGGTTTGTGAGCGTCAGGGCGTTTGTGAGGCAGTCGGCAGCTCGATTCTTATCGGTGTGGTTTCAACCGCCATTGCAACGGTGCTCGGCACCATGATCGCTATCGCGTTGGTCCGCTATAAGTTCAAGGGTCGCAAATGGGTGAGTCTCGGCCTATTCTTGCCGATGGCCACACCTGAGGTTGTCATGGCTTCAGGTCTGGCAGCTGAGTTCTTCAACATCGGTTTGGGTCAGGGATACACCACCATCATTCTTGCCCACGTAATGTTCTGTCTGTCTTTTGTGGTGGTGACGGTAAAGGCTCGTGTTCAAACTCTCGACCCGGCGCTTGAAGAGGCTGGGCGCGACTTGTACGGCAGTCCGAGTGCTGTTTTCCGAAAGATCACCCTCCCTCTGCTCATGCCTGGTATCGCTGCAGCTGCACTGCTGTCATTTGCCCTGAGTTTTGATGACTTCATCATCACTTACTTCAACGGTGGCCAAGCTGTGACTACGTTCCCAATCTTTATTTACGCCGCGGCAACCCGCGGTGTGCCAGCCGAGGCAAACGTGATTGGTTCAGCGGTGTTCTTCTTGGCCATTGCCATTGTGCTGATTGTTCAGATCAGGGGAGCGGTCAAGGCAAGACTCCTAAAGAAGGTTAAGTAA
- the gabT gene encoding 4-aminobutyrate--2-oxoglutarate transaminase, producing the protein MSEFPVAQERKVVTSIPGPKSQALHARRLEAVSAGAGAALPIYIEAAHGAIVVDADGNQLIDLGSGIGVTTIGHTNPAVVAAVQDQVAKLTHTLFTLTPYENYVEVCEFLNKYTPGNFKKKSVLFNSGAEAVENAVKIARKATRKNGIVVFDHAYHGRTNLTFSMNFKAAPYGNGFGPTAASIQHVPMSYPFRDPQGMTGEEAAQRAINYIEKRVGVEDLAAIVIEPIQGEGGFIVPAPGFLRTLSQWARANGVVVVADEVQSGVARTGKWFASEWEEGFEPDLFTIAKGIAGGMPISAVTGRAEIMDASHPGGLGGTFGGNPVAAAAAVAVLKQIEAGGVIERAAAIELVIRERLEAMKAKYPVIGDIRGHGAMMAIEFIEPGTLNPNKAAVDALVKHCHSNGVLILNAGTYYNVIRFLPPLAISDALLNDAMDVLEAGLAAL; encoded by the coding sequence ATGAGCGAGTTCCCAGTCGCGCAAGAGCGCAAAGTAGTCACGTCAATCCCTGGCCCAAAGTCACAAGCTTTGCACGCGAGAAGGCTTGAAGCTGTTTCGGCTGGAGCCGGTGCAGCACTGCCGATTTACATCGAGGCGGCACACGGTGCAATCGTTGTCGATGCAGATGGCAACCAGCTGATTGATCTTGGTTCAGGCATCGGTGTTACCACTATTGGACACACCAACCCGGCAGTTGTGGCGGCGGTTCAAGACCAGGTTGCCAAACTCACCCACACTCTGTTCACCCTCACACCGTACGAGAACTACGTTGAGGTTTGCGAGTTCTTGAACAAGTACACCCCGGGTAACTTCAAGAAGAAGTCAGTCCTGTTCAACTCTGGTGCTGAGGCAGTGGAAAACGCGGTAAAGATTGCCCGAAAGGCAACCCGCAAGAACGGCATTGTGGTTTTCGACCACGCCTACCACGGCCGCACCAACCTCACTTTCTCGATGAACTTCAAGGCTGCTCCATACGGAAACGGTTTTGGCCCAACCGCAGCCAGCATTCAGCACGTGCCTATGTCTTACCCTTTCCGCGACCCACAGGGTATGACCGGTGAGGAAGCTGCGCAGCGCGCTATCAACTACATCGAAAAGCGTGTTGGCGTCGAAGACCTAGCGGCCATTGTTATCGAGCCAATTCAGGGCGAGGGCGGCTTTATCGTGCCGGCGCCAGGCTTCCTTCGCACCTTGAGCCAGTGGGCACGAGCCAACGGTGTAGTCGTAGTCGCCGATGAAGTTCAGTCTGGTGTGGCTAGAACCGGTAAGTGGTTTGCCAGCGAGTGGGAAGAGGGCTTTGAGCCTGACCTATTCACAATCGCCAAGGGTATTGCCGGCGGCATGCCGATCTCGGCTGTTACTGGTCGCGCAGAAATCATGGACGCTTCACACCCTGGCGGTCTTGGCGGCACCTTCGGCGGAAACCCAGTTGCAGCAGCTGCAGCGGTAGCCGTGCTCAAGCAGATTGAAGCCGGTGGTGTTATCGAACGCGCCGCAGCAATCGAGCTGGTGATTCGTGAACGCCTCGAGGCGATGAAGGCTAAGTATCCGGTGATCGGAGACATCCGTGGTCACGGAGCAATGATGGCTATTGAGTTCATCGAGCCTGGAACGCTAAACCCTAATAAGGCAGCGGTTGATGCCCTGGTAAAGCACTGCCACAGCAATGGTGTGCTGATTTTGAACGCTGGAACCTACTACAACGTAATCCGCTTCCTGCCACCATTGGCAATCTCGGATGCCTTGCTGAACGATGCTATGGACGTTCTAGAAGCTGGACTAGCAGCTCTGTAA
- a CDS encoding FtsK/SpoIIIE domain-containing protein, with protein MQFVWLVPSVILGLVAGATTGAWHMLALALLSLIIFPLAARGRRSRDIDLSKPIEIVDGLVYIGERQLPRWQIFWKQEWHDALYRKLKPELQTRRTIARLTAAHQWLEPTPGGFTIGATESGEPVTLRLDGAEAHLLVIGATGSGKSILLRQLVSGALASPEALDGRYQFWLLDFKGGAAFAGYSTSPAVQRYVTDIDDHDSVELWRQVGVELSRREKALARGEALENQLFIVIDELAEVFLRSPNAQPALSSLLARGRSLGMHLIAASQALTGVSQAMLANFGLRILLGRADPVSQSQLGFRSGTDRPELPSGWLSGQVNFSSNVSTRFIFSAAPLL; from the coding sequence ATGCAATTCGTGTGGTTAGTGCCTTCAGTCATTCTGGGGCTCGTGGCAGGTGCCACCACCGGCGCTTGGCACATGCTGGCATTGGCCCTGCTGTCGCTAATTATTTTTCCCTTGGCCGCCCGAGGTCGACGAAGCCGTGACATCGATCTTTCAAAGCCCATCGAGATTGTTGATGGCTTGGTCTACATCGGGGAAAGACAGCTGCCGCGCTGGCAGATCTTTTGGAAGCAGGAGTGGCACGACGCCCTGTACCGGAAACTCAAGCCGGAATTACAAACTCGCAGAACAATTGCTCGGCTGACAGCGGCACACCAGTGGCTAGAACCGACACCCGGGGGTTTCACTATCGGAGCCACTGAATCAGGTGAGCCTGTCACCTTGAGGTTAGATGGGGCCGAAGCCCATCTCCTAGTTATCGGAGCAACCGGATCGGGTAAAAGTATTTTGCTCAGGCAGCTTGTTTCTGGTGCCCTCGCATCGCCCGAGGCACTGGACGGGCGGTATCAGTTTTGGCTCCTGGATTTCAAAGGGGGAGCAGCCTTTGCTGGCTATAGCACCAGTCCGGCTGTTCAGCGATACGTCACGGACATCGATGACCACGACTCAGTTGAGCTCTGGAGGCAGGTGGGGGTTGAATTGAGCCGGCGTGAGAAAGCACTGGCGCGGGGTGAGGCACTTGAGAATCAACTCTTTATTGTCATTGACGAGTTGGCTGAGGTGTTCTTGCGCTCGCCGAATGCGCAGCCGGCCCTAAGCAGCCTGCTGGCACGCGGTCGTTCTCTCGGCATGCACCTTATCGCCGCTTCTCAGGCGCTCACCGGTGTATCGCAGGCCATGCTTGCCAACTTCGGTCTCCGCATCCTTCTCGGGCGCGCCGACCCGGTGTCTCAATCGCAGTTGGGGTTTAGGTCCGGCACCGACAGGCCGGAGTTGCCCTCGGGTTGGCTCTCTGGCCAGGTGAACTTCAGTTCAAATGTTTCCACCAGGTTTATTTTTTCTGCGGCACCCCTGCTCTGA
- a CDS encoding ABC transporter ATP-binding protein: MNQNSNFSGADLDLVGIRKEFPGFTAIEDLDLHIPAGQFFALLGPSGCGKTTTLRLVAGLDEPTTGKILLGGKDITDSKPHERPINTVFQSYALFPHMSVLENVAFGLRQRKVADPLAKAQEALTLVQLQHLANRKPQQLSGGQQQRVALARALVNRPSLLLLDEPLGALDLKLRREMQIELKAIQVEVGLTFLHVTHDQEEAMDMADTVAVMNKGRIEQMGAPEALYDRPKTVFVSKFLGQSNLFVGDVVEENANAVSINVAGNKISVPKARAEKHSGKIAIGVRPEKAFFHEEQPTLDAGHNLIGPGEIIDIRFTGVSNQYLIDIPNIGEVTVFAQNIGKSPVTEVGAKVWVSWKVEHSFGLGDLPENHAGA, from the coding sequence GTGAACCAGAACTCTAATTTTTCCGGCGCAGATCTTGACCTGGTAGGAATCCGAAAGGAATTCCCTGGTTTTACTGCGATTGAAGACCTTGATCTTCACATTCCAGCCGGTCAATTTTTTGCTCTGCTAGGCCCGTCAGGTTGCGGTAAAACCACGACCCTGCGGCTAGTTGCCGGCCTCGATGAACCTACTACCGGAAAGATTCTTCTGGGCGGCAAGGACATCACTGATTCCAAGCCGCACGAGCGCCCGATTAACACTGTTTTCCAGAGTTACGCGCTCTTCCCACACATGTCAGTGCTCGAAAACGTGGCCTTTGGTCTTCGTCAGCGCAAAGTTGCCGATCCCTTGGCTAAGGCTCAAGAAGCACTGACTCTGGTTCAACTTCAGCACCTGGCAAACCGCAAGCCTCAACAGCTTTCGGGTGGTCAGCAGCAGCGTGTAGCACTTGCTCGCGCACTGGTAAACCGCCCATCGCTGTTGTTGCTGGACGAACCTCTGGGTGCACTTGACCTAAAGCTTCGTCGCGAAATGCAGATTGAGCTCAAGGCAATTCAAGTTGAGGTTGGCCTTACGTTCTTGCATGTGACTCACGACCAGGAAGAAGCCATGGACATGGCTGACACCGTGGCAGTTATGAACAAGGGCAGAATTGAGCAGATGGGTGCTCCTGAGGCACTATACGACCGCCCAAAAACTGTTTTTGTCTCGAAGTTCCTGGGTCAGTCGAATCTTTTCGTTGGCGATGTTGTCGAAGAAAATGCCAACGCCGTCAGTATCAATGTTGCCGGCAACAAAATCTCAGTGCCAAAGGCTCGTGCTGAAAAGCACTCGGGCAAAATCGCCATCGGTGTTCGCCCAGAGAAGGCGTTCTTCCATGAGGAGCAGCCGACTTTGGATGCCGGTCATAACCTGATCGGCCCGGGCGAGATCATTGACATTCGATTCACCGGTGTGAGTAACCAGTATTTGATTGACATCCCAAACATCGGTGAAGTCACAGTTTTTGCTCAAAACATAGGCAAGAGCCCAGTGACTGAAGTCGGGGCCAAGGTTTGGGTTAGCTGGAAGGTAGAGCACAGTTTTGGGCTCGGCGACCTGCCAGAGAACCACGCCGGAGCATAG
- a CDS encoding aspartate aminotransferase family protein, giving the protein MLQQAAKDNMFLHFTRHSPYFAKNGEIPIITHAEGHHFWDQNGKKYFDGISSLFSVNAGHGRHRLAEAAAKQMKELDYFPLWSHAHKPGIELSERLLSYAPKNMSRVFFTTGGGEANETAWKLAKQYFKLQGKPMKHKVLTRAVAYHGTSHGALSLTGIPSMKKAFEPLVPSTFRVPNTNWYRAQDDFETEEDFAKWAADRVEEMILFEDPDTVAAFFLEPVQNSGGCFTAPKSYFKRVREICDKYDVILVADETIDGFGRIGTMFASELYDFEPDMLVCAKGMTSAYAPIGALIMSEKFFEPFKQGTTLFPHGYTYGGHPVSCAVALENLDIFDEEDLVGNVRRNAPEFRRTLEKLRDLPIVGDVRGEGYFYAIELVKDKNTKETFNDAESEKLLRGILSHRMFEEGLYCRSDDRGDPVVQLAPPLTIGPDQFNEIEQILRGCLDEAWRAM; this is encoded by the coding sequence ATGCTGCAGCAGGCCGCCAAGGACAACATGTTCTTGCACTTCACCCGCCACAGCCCATACTTCGCCAAGAACGGCGAAATTCCGATAATTACTCACGCCGAGGGCCACCACTTCTGGGACCAAAATGGCAAAAAGTATTTTGATGGCATTTCCAGCCTTTTCTCGGTGAACGCTGGTCACGGACGCCACCGCCTGGCCGAAGCCGCCGCAAAGCAGATGAAGGAGTTGGACTACTTCCCGCTCTGGTCTCACGCTCACAAACCAGGTATTGAACTTTCTGAGCGCCTACTCTCGTACGCACCAAAGAACATGTCGCGAGTCTTCTTCACGACCGGTGGTGGCGAGGCCAACGAAACAGCATGGAAGCTTGCCAAGCAGTACTTCAAACTTCAGGGCAAGCCGATGAAGCACAAGGTACTCACCCGCGCAGTTGCCTACCACGGCACCTCGCACGGAGCGCTTTCGCTAACCGGTATTCCATCGATGAAAAAGGCCTTTGAGCCACTTGTTCCATCAACATTCCGTGTGCCAAACACCAACTGGTACCGCGCTCAGGACGACTTCGAGACAGAGGAAGACTTTGCCAAGTGGGCAGCCGACCGAGTTGAAGAAATGATTCTGTTTGAAGACCCAGACACGGTTGCAGCATTCTTCCTTGAGCCAGTCCAAAACTCTGGTGGTTGTTTCACAGCGCCGAAGAGCTACTTCAAGCGGGTTCGCGAGATCTGCGATAAGTACGACGTGATTTTGGTAGCAGATGAAACCATTGATGGTTTCGGTCGCATCGGAACCATGTTTGCTTCGGAGCTCTACGACTTCGAGCCTGACATGTTGGTTTGTGCCAAGGGCATGACCTCGGCCTACGCCCCTATCGGTGCATTGATCATGTCAGAGAAGTTCTTTGAGCCATTCAAGCAGGGCACCACACTGTTCCCACACGGATACACCTACGGTGGCCACCCAGTTTCTTGTGCAGTTGCACTGGAGAACCTAGATATTTTCGACGAGGAAGACCTGGTCGGAAATGTTCGTCGGAATGCACCGGAATTCCGCCGCACGCTTGAGAAACTGCGCGATCTGCCAATTGTGGGCGATGTTCGAGGCGAAGGTTACTTCTACGCCATTGAGCTTGTGAAAGACAAGAACACCAAGGAAACCTTCAACGACGCTGAGTCCGAGAAGTTGCTCCGCGGAATCTTGTCACACCGCATGTTTGAAGAAGGGCTCTACTGCCGCTCAGATGACCGTGGCGACCCAGTAGTCCAACTTGCTCCACCCCTAACGATCGGGCCGGATCAGTTCAACGAAATCGAACAGATTCTCCGAGGTTGCTTGGATGAAGCCTGGCGGGCGATGTAG
- a CDS encoding ABC transporter permease yields MAFGAFAHSTSDVKHADTERKSSRVAWVLLAPGLAYLALFFLAPLFSLIAVSLGSIEAVSLADQGFKYGFNIQNFAPLATDYLPHVLRSFSYALMATIAALLISYPLAYFIGVKLRNRPLLQRMLVTLVIAPFFISFLLRTLAWSQIFSNESWIVKTLQDLSWLAPDQYIIGTPFAVVFGLTYNFIPFMTLPLYTTLEKLDVRLLEAGGDLYASPSKVFAKVTLPLSMPGIISGTLLTFIPMAGDYVNASKNFLGSAQTQMLGNVIESKYISEHNMPIASALSVALMAVILVIVGVYVKRTGSEDLL; encoded by the coding sequence GTGGCGTTTGGAGCATTTGCGCACTCAACCAGCGATGTTAAGCACGCTGACACCGAACGCAAATCATCACGTGTTGCCTGGGTCCTATTGGCTCCGGGTTTGGCCTACCTAGCCCTATTCTTTCTAGCCCCGCTGTTCTCACTGATCGCTGTTTCGCTCGGCAGCATTGAGGCCGTTAGCTTGGCTGATCAGGGGTTCAAGTACGGTTTCAACATTCAGAACTTCGCGCCGTTGGCAACCGACTACCTGCCACACGTCTTGCGGTCGTTCTCGTACGCACTGATGGCGACCATCGCGGCGCTGCTGATTAGTTATCCGCTCGCTTACTTCATCGGTGTAAAACTGCGCAACCGCCCGTTGCTGCAGAGAATGCTGGTGACTCTGGTGATTGCGCCGTTCTTCATCAGTTTCTTGCTTCGCACACTGGCCTGGTCTCAAATTTTCTCTAACGAGTCTTGGATCGTAAAGACTCTTCAGGACCTAAGTTGGTTGGCTCCTGATCAGTACATCATCGGCACCCCGTTTGCTGTTGTTTTTGGTCTGACCTACAACTTCATTCCGTTTATGACTCTGCCGCTGTACACCACACTTGAAAAGCTTGATGTTCGGCTGCTCGAGGCTGGAGGAGACCTTTACGCCAGCCCAAGCAAGGTATTTGCCAAGGTGACTTTGCCGCTTTCTATGCCGGGAATCATCTCAGGCACGCTGCTCACTTTCATTCCTATGGCTGGTGACTACGTAAACGCCAGCAAGAACTTCCTCGGCTCGGCTCAAACTCAGATGCTCGGAAACGTGATCGAGTCCAAGTACATCAGTGAGCACAACATGCCAATCGCATCGGCGCTATCGGTGGCACTGATGGCGGTAATCCTGGTGATTGTGGGCGTCTACGTAAAGCGCACCGGAAGCGAGGACCTGCTTTGA
- a CDS encoding Lrp/AsnC family transcriptional regulator, with the protein MSRVQRTNSTQLDDVSRSIIEQLQTDGRRSYAEIGKNVGLSEAAARQRVQKLTDSGVLQIVAVTDPKQLGFHRQAMIGVRCGGDTREIAKKLTAMPEVDYVVLTAGSFDILVEVVCENDDELIALLNSKIRTLPGVTSTESFVYLKVQKQVYNWGTR; encoded by the coding sequence ATGTCACGAGTCCAACGCACCAACTCAACGCAGCTAGACGACGTTTCTCGATCAATCATCGAGCAGCTGCAGACTGACGGGCGCCGTTCCTATGCCGAAATCGGAAAGAACGTTGGACTAAGCGAGGCCGCCGCGCGCCAGCGAGTTCAGAAACTTACGGATTCTGGCGTACTTCAGATTGTGGCCGTGACAGATCCAAAACAGCTTGGGTTTCATCGCCAGGCAATGATCGGTGTTCGCTGCGGCGGCGACACCAGAGAAATCGCGAAAAAGCTGACCGCGATGCCCGAGGTGGACTATGTGGTCCTCACCGCCGGGAGCTTTGACATTTTGGTTGAGGTGGTCTGTGAGAACGATGATGAACTCATCGCCCTCCTCAATTCAAAGATCCGGACTCTGCCCGGAGTAACTTCTACCGAATCGTTCGTGTATTTGAAGGTGCAAAAGCAGGTTTACAACTGGGGAACCAGATGA